Proteins found in one Thalassophryne amazonica chromosome 1, fThaAma1.1, whole genome shotgun sequence genomic segment:
- the LOC117518582 gene encoding lymphocyte antigen 75-like: MSPAFILLLQLLASSATLGKYVYVKDGFEWLTAQTHCLRIYTDLAPVSNEHDMTELQQKGDPKKYIWIGLRRSPNNRDVWLWPGGEKVSRFFWERGELQNRSDEDFGLIHGDKWYDSHDEPHPFFCYSVIVVRETKQWEAALEYCREHHGDLASVASETEMLLIKKELLNSGITGPVWIGLRFLSGTWLWVDGQPYLHKAWEDDMEPSCPPYNKHCGALQTHTDVYKAHNCEDQLPFICY, translated from the coding sequence ATGTCTCCAGCCTTCatcctgctgctgcagctgctggctTCTTCTGCCACTTTGGGAAAGTATGTTTATGTCAAAGATGGTTTCGAGTGGCTGACTGCTCAGACACACTGTCTGAGGATCTATACAGATCTGGCCCCAGTCAGCAACGAACACGACATGACAGAGCTTCAGCAAAAAGGAGACCCTAAGAAATACATCTGGATTGGCCTGAGAAGGAGCCCAAATAACAGAGACGTCTGGCTCTGGCCAGGAGGCGAGAAGGTGTCCAGGTTTTTCTGGGAAAGGGGGGAGCTTCAGAACAGATCAGACGAAGACTTCGGTTTGATTCATGGAGATAAGTGGTACGATTCACATGATGAGCCACACCCATTTTTCTGCTACAGCGTGATCGTGGTGAGAGAGACGAAGCAGTGGGAGGCAGCGCTGGAATACTGCCGGGAGCATCACGGAGATCTGGCCAGCGTGGCGTCGGAAACAGAGATGCTGCTGATCAAGAAGGAATTGCTCAATTCTGGAATCACAGGACCTGTCTGGATCGGTTTGCGGTTCCTGAGTGGGACGTGGCTGTGGGTGGACGGGCAGCCGTACCTGCACAAGGCCTGGGAGGACGACATGGAGCCGTCTTGTCCCCCATACAACAAGCACTGCGGCGCTCTGCAGACACATACCGACGTGTACAAGGCTCATAACTGTGAGGACCAACTTCCCTTCATCTGCTACTGA